A window of the Henckelia pumila isolate YLH828 chromosome 3, ASM3356847v2, whole genome shotgun sequence genome harbors these coding sequences:
- the LOC140887221 gene encoding F-box/kelch-repeat protein At1g30090, with protein MQRVRVSSHQAPVHKLGDSQMTLSPKFRLAAMESSMQSPALEFELSVKGEPLIPGLPDDVALQCLLRVAIDNHGACRAVSKRWYLLFGSKEQFFTRRKEFRFHDPWLFVFSHHKCTGKIEWKVLNLIQFSWHTIPAMPCKEKVCPQGFRCVSFPHEGTLYVCGGVVSDVDCPLNLVVKFEASKNRWTVMKKMTTPRSFFASGVINGLIYVAGGNSTDLFELNSVEVLDPKKGTWRNVSNMKTNMASYDAAVLDGKLLVTEGWFWPFYVVPRGQIYDPQTDNWENMATGLREGWTGSSVVIYGHLFVVTEHERTKVKVYDAQCDSWDVVEGPPLPEQICKPFCVSCWECYIYVVGRNLHVAVGRVQRVYSSNDCEKKCRFSVQWQTVDAPGSLFDLTPSSAQVMFA; from the coding sequence ATGCAGAGGGTGCGTGTTTCATCTCATCAAGCTCCAGTGCACAAGCTTGGGGATTCTCAAATGACCTTATCTCCAAAATTTAGATTAGCTGCAATGGAATCCAGTATGCAAAGTCCTGCTCTAGAATTTGAGCTCTCTGTTAAAGGGGAGCCTCTAATCCCGGGACTTCCCGATGATGTCGCTCTCCAGTGCCTCCTTCGTGTTGCAATCGATAATCACGGAGCCTGCAGGGCAGTCTCGAAGCGTTGGTATTTACTATTTGGCAGCAAGGAGCAGTTCTTTACGCGGAGAAAGGAGTTCAGGTTTCATGATCCGTGGCTTTTTGTGTTCTCACATCACAAATGTACAGGAAAAATAGAGTGGAAGGTTCTTAACCTGATCCAGTTCTCTTGGCACACAATCCCAGCCATGCCTTGTAAGGAGAAGGTCTGCCCACAAGGTTTCAGGTGTGTTTCCTTCCCACATGAGGGTACTCTCTATGTTTGTGGTGGTGTCGTGTCTGATGTAGATTGCCCTCTCAATCTAGTAGTGAAATTTGAAGCGAGTAAGAATAGGTGGACTGTTATGAAGAAGATGACCACACCAAGGTCGTTTTTCGCGAGTGGGGTGATAAATGGTTTGATATATGTTGCTGGAGGAAACAGCACCGATCTTTTTGAGCTTAATTCAGTTGAAGTCCTGGATCCTAAGAAAGGGACATGGCGAAATGTTTCTAACATGAAAACAAACATGGCCTCCTATGATGCAGCGGTTCTTGACGGTAAGCTTCTAGTGACAGAAGGTTGGTTTTGGCCGTTCTATGTGGTGCCTCGAGGTCAGATTTATGACCCACAAACCGATAACTGGGAGAATATGGCTACTGGACTCAGAGAAGGTTGGACTGGTTCAAGTGTCGTGATTTATGGACATCTGTTTGTGGTTACAGAGCACGAGAGGACGAAAGTCAAGGTTTATGATGCGCAGTGCGATTCTTGGGATGTCGTGGAAGGTCCTCCTTTACCAGAACAGATATGTAAGCCATTTTGCGTAAGCTGTTGGGAATGCTACATATATGTTGTTGGTCGGAATCTTCATGTGGCTGTTGGACGTGTACAGAGGGTATACTCGAGTAACGATTGCGAAAAGAAATGCAGGTTTTCTGTTCAATGGCAAACCGTGGATGCACCTGGATCACTTTTTGACCTTACACCATCCAGTGCTCAGGTTATGTTTGCTTAG